The nucleotide window GTCGCCTTGCTGCGGGTCGCGAACGACAACACACGCTGCCATGCGCGGCGCGCTTCGGTGAGCCAGCGGTCCCACAGATACGCGAGCGTGTTCGCGAGCCCTTCGCCCTGATAATTCGGCGCCACATTCAGCCGATGCAGATTCTTTTGCGCCTTCAGAAAGTCCAGCGGCTTCGGCACGCGATACACGACGATGTCCGCGCCGCCGTACGCTTGCAGCGCATCCTTGAAATCACGGCCCGGCGCTTCGAGCCGCACCTGTGCCAGTTGATCGCTGCCGAAGCTCGCGTCGGAGAGCAGGAAGAACGGTTGACCGTCCACTTTCTGCGAGCTGAAGTTGCTCGACGGCGCGGTCTGCAGCGTCGGATTTCCGGCGATGTTGGCATCGGCGGCAGCAGCGGCGCTCGCTGCGTCATCGTCGGCATAGGCGGCCGGTGCGACGGCGAGCGTCATGGCCGCGAATAAGACGGGGAGCAACGCCGCGAACGTGCATGCCGCGCGACGGCGCGCATTGCCCAACCAACCGCTCGATCGTGTGACGGAAATCATTCGGGTCATGGTGTCAGAAAGTCCAAACGAAACACGCCAACGAAATTCGGATTGCCGTCGAGCGGCTGCCAGCGGGAATCTTTCCATTGCATCAGGTCGGAGACGGCGACGGCGCGCAGACCGGTATCGGTCGGCGTGACGGTGCCTGTGTGATAAGCGATGTAGCGATCCAGCCAGATCATCAGATGCTGGTCGTCGCCCTGGTCGAAGAACAGCAGATCACCGGGCAGCGCCTGGTTCACGTCCTTCGAAACAAAACGGCTATTGCGTTGAATCAGGGCGATCGCCGATGCGTATGCGCCGGTGGAACCGTCGAGCTGGGTCCAGCGGTTGGCGATCGTGCGCTGCGACGCGGACAGTTGCAGTTCGGGCGGCATGCTGCTGGTATCCGCGAGACTGGTCATGCCGTTGGCGCGCAGCCATCGGGTGTCGTGCGGTCTGAGCGTCTCGCCGACCGCGAAGCGCACGAGGCCCGCGCAATCGCGTTGGGTCCAGCGCGGCGTCGGTCCACGCCGCATCTGCTGGTCGACGATGCGCGCGAACCACGCGCGAAATGCCGCGGATTGTTGCGGTGAGAGAGCGTCGGGGTCCGGGGATGCGGCGGCGCTGGTGAGCGCGTGCGCGTAGGGCGCGAGGCTCGCAAGCGCCAACAGGGAAGCCGTGCGCGCGAGCCATGTGCGGCGGGATTTGGCGAAGGCGTGAGACTCGGGCAGTTGGGCATGCGCGCATTGCGTGGCGAGCGTTGCTTGCATCGCAAGCGCGGACTGCGCGGCGAGCGTCGTCTGCACGGCATGCGCCGGCCGCGATGCGGCCACGAGCCGCGCCGCGCGCTCAGGCACGTGCGCCGCGAATGCCGCGTCAGGTACGCGAAGGCGGCGCACTCAGTCGCCCTCGGTGCCGGGTTGATCCGCGGGCGTATCGGCAGCGCTCGTATTCGAACCAGCATCCGCCTTCGCGCGATCGAACCACCACTCCACCGGCACCCACCCCGTCGAGCCCGGCAGGTTCTGCGGCAGCGTCAGCGAAACCGGCGGGTAATGAGCGAGTGCGTGCAGCTTCGGCACCAGATGCGTGCGCGACGCGTTGCGGAACACCGCTTCCTGATCCGCCGGCAACGCCGCGCCGGCCTCGCGTTCGATCAGCGCGGCCGCCGACGACGGCGTGAGCGTCAGAATCGTGCGCGGCAGACGTTGCGGCGCGAGCGTATCGGCGAGCGCCGGATAGCGCTTGTCGAGCACCGCGAGCGTATCGTCGACGAGGCGGCCGTCCGGCGAGAAAATCAGATAGCCGTGCGCGAGTGCGAGCGTGACCGGGAAATAACGTTCCGCCGACAACTGCGACGCGAACGGCGCCTTGCTGCTCACCGCCGTGCCCGAACGCGCGCTCACCGGACGCTGCCACACGGTGACGTCCGCGCCCTGGTCGCGCGTGGTGACCGGCAAGCGGCGATAGCCCGAGTCGGCGCCGTCGGCTTTGGCGGCCTTCGCTTCATAGGCGCCGATCACATCGCCGAAAGTCTTGCCGAGCGCGGTCTTCAATGCGGCGACGCCGGCCGCGTCCTGCTTCTTCACGCGCGCGACGAACACCGGCGCGACCAGCGTGGACTTCGCATACCAGCACACCGCCGCGGGGCCGGCGAGCTGATCGCCGATCGCGGCTGCGTTGTCCGCGCCGCCGCCGGCCACTTTGCCCAACAGACCCGAGGCTTCTTTCCAGTCCGCCGGCAAGCTCGTGCAGGCGGCCGCATTGGCCGGCAACGCGCGCCACAGGTCGGCGCCGTTCCACTGCTGCGGCAACTTGCCCGGCTCGATCAGCGCCGACGTTTGCCAGTTCGCCGCGGCGTTGCTATTCGGCGAAAAGTCGAAGCGCAACGCGTCGATACCGGAGAAAAACGCCTGATAACCGAACGACAGGTAATTGGCCGACACCACCAGCCGATGGCCCTTCGGCGCGTCGCCGGACGCGTCGAGCTGATAGGCGTGCGCGGCGCCGTCGCGGCCCGAGGACAGCATCTCGGATACGGCGTCGGCGCGCTCGCTCAGCAAGCCGCCTTTGCCGTCGAGCAATACGCCGGGTGCGGACAGCACCACCAGGCGGTCGTCTTTGGTGGCGAACAGCAGCGTGCGGCCGACCGCCAGCTTCAATGCGTAGACCGGCACGTCGCCGGAGAGCTTGGCCACCTGACTCAGTTGCGCGTCGCTCGTCGCGACGTTGCCCACGCCTTGCAGCAGCTTGGCGAGGCCGTTGCGATGCATCGACATCACCCAGTAGCCAAGGCGGCCGTCGGGCGAGCGCCACAGCAGCACGTGCGCGGGTTCGTCGAAGACACGGCGGATCAGTTCGTCGCGCCAGTCGAGTTGATGTTCGAACGCGAGACGCCGCAGCGCGCCCTCGGCGGACAGGCGCGTATTGCTCGATTCGTAGTAGTCGACGAAGTCTTGCGTCAACACGTCGTGCAACAGCGGCACGCGCAAGATGTCGCGCGGCAAACGCGAGAGCGCTTCGCTGTCGATCACCGCGTCAGGGTGACGAATATCGAGGACGACTTCGCTGTTCTCGGCGATTTGGCGATGACCAAAAGGACGCCACACCGCCTGAATGACCACGCCGGCCACGACCAGAAGACCGACTACCAGGATTGCAATCTTTTTGCGCGACATCTTCATCTGATTTCTTCTGGTTCGATGCGACGGTATTAACGTGGGTGTCCCGCGGATTAAGCCAGTGGGATCAATCGCCGAAGGCAGCGATGATAACCGATATTTTTATCTAAAAACCAACGACACTTCCTATTTAACAGTCAGACTTGACCCAAGAGTTTGACAAAAATCGGACACATGCCTGATTAAGGGATTAGGAAACGCATCCACTGGACACGGCGATTCGTCTCGTTAAACCGGCGCAAGCCAGTGCGGAGATTATATGCAGCAATATGCGGCAGATGGCCGCGACGCTTTGAGAATAGTGCCGATCGGTTTAGATAGCATTACATGTCCGGAGCCTTTATGCTAAATCCGCTTAATTTAGCGTACGCGTAAAAAAACCCGGCTGCGCGCAATGCGCTCACCGGGTTAATTAAGGCATCGCGATTACTACTTTGACGCGAGCACCACCTTAGCCGCCGTCAAAAATGTTCGAGCGCCTGCTTCATTCTCTGCACGCCGATTTCGATATCCGCCACGCCGGGCGCGGCAAATGACAAGCGCAGTGCCGACGAATCGATATTGTCTTTATAGAACGCAACGCCCGGCACAAACATCACATTGCGCTCGATGCAAGCGCGCAGATAATCGGACGCATTCTGACCGGCCTTCAATCGCGCCCACACGAACATGCCGCCCGAGGGACGATGAAACGCGATGTGTTCCGCCAGTTGCGCGTCGAGCGCGTCGCATAGCGTGCGGCATTTCACGGCGTAGGCGTCGACGATGCGGGGCAAATGCTGCTCCAGCGCGCCGCTCGCGAGGTACTCCGCGGCGATCGCCTGGGTCCACGACGAGCTGCACAGATCGACGGTCTGTTTGGCGACCACGCAGCGTCGCAGAATCTCCGCGTGCGCGAGCATCCAGCCCACGCGCAGGCCCGGCGCGACGATCTTCGAGAGACTGGAGAAATGCACGACCCAATCGCGCGACCCCGGCACCTGTTCGCTCAGGGCGAGCAGCGAAGGCAACGCCGCGCCGCTGAAGCGCAGATCGCCGTAGGGATCGTCTTCGACGATCAGAAAGCGGTAACGCGCCGCCAGTTTCAGCAACGCCGTGCGGCGTTCGAGCGACAAGGTCGCGCCGGTCGGATTGGCGAAAGTAGGCACCGTGTACAACAGCTTCGGCGCGCGGCGCAGCGTGCCCGAGTCGAGTAGCGCCGCGAGCGCGTCGACATCGAGGCCGTCCTGATCGACGGGAATCGTGACCACGTCGGCCTCTTGCAGCTTGAGCGCCTGCAAGGTCGCGGGATAAGCAGGCTGCTCGACCAGCACCACGTCGCCGGACGCGACCATCACGCGCAGCAGCAAATCGAAGCCTTGCTGCGAGCCGGTCGTCACCAGCAAGTCCTGCGGCGCGCAAGACACGCTGCGGCGCGCCATCAGGTGCGCGAGTTGTTCCTTCAGGACAGGGAGGCCGTCGGTGGGACCGTATTGCAGGCAGAGCGTGGGGTGTTGCGACGCACGCGACGCCGCGGCGTCGAGCCCTTCACGATCGAACAGATCGCTCGCCGGATAGCCGCCGGCAAACGAGATCATGCCGGGTTGCGCCAGATACTTGAAGAGCTCGCGGATCGGCGAACCGGTCGGCGCTTCGAATGCGGGATTGAACGTGAACATGATGACAGGCCGCTTGTCTCGAGTGGGAAGGTCGGCTTTGATTGTGGTCATCGCCGGGGCAGGCGGCAAACGATATCTCCGCACTACGTATTGCGTTTTCCGCATCACCCCGATGTACGCGCGGCTACACCACGTTCTTCTCCACGATGGGCCGGTTTTCGAGCACACGCGTGAAGCTCAACGAGCCCAGATCGAGCGTCGTATAGCGGCCATGCAGAATCAGTTCGCTGATGCCGCGGCCCGTTGCCGGACCTTGCTGCAAACCGTGCCCGCTGAAACCGTTGGCGAAAATGCAGTTATCGACATCCGGGTGATAACCGATGATCGCGTTCTGATCGAGCACGTTGTATTCGTAATAGCCGGACCAGCAATTCTGCACGCGCAGCGCTTCGAATTGCGGCACGCGATGCGCGAGCGTCGGCCAGATCACGTCGTCGAATAATGCGTGATCGACTTCGTCGAGCGGCAGATCGTCGGGGTCGTTATCCGCTGACGGCGACGTACCGCAGATAAACGATTTGCCTTCGGGACGGAAGTACACGCCGCTTGGATCGATCAGCAACGGACACCGTTCGAGCTGCCCCGGCGAGGTGACGTTGAAAATACTGCGGCGCCGCGCGTAGACCGGAATGTCGATGCCGACCATCTGCGCGACTTTGCGCGACCATGCGCCGGCGGCATTGACCACCACGTCGCAAGCGTAAGTTTCGCCGTTCGCGGTCTGCACTTGCGTGACGCGTTTGCCATCGCGATGGATGGCGGTGACATCGGCGGCGACATAGCGTGCGCCCAGCGACTGCGCCTTCTTGCGCAGCGCCTGCACGAGTCCGTAACCGTCGAACCAGCCCTCGCCGCTCTCACCGTACGCGCCGGCCACGAGGTCTTCTGTGTTGAGCCAGGGAAAGCGCGCTTGCAGCGCGTGCTGGTCGAGCAGGCTGATATGGGCGCCAAGACTCGTTTGCAGCGCGTGGTTTTCGCGCAGCGTCGTCTCGCCGGCGGGCGTCGCGAGAAACAGGTAGCCACCCTCGTGCAGATCGATCGACGGTTTGGCGCCGTCGACCTCGAGCCGTTCGCCGATCGAGCGCAGAAACTCGATGCCGAACAGCGACATCTGAATGGAAAGCGGTGTGGAGAATTGCTGACGGATCGACGCCGCCGATAGCGCCGACGAAGACCGCGCATAAGTCGGATCGCGTTCGATCACCGTGACGCCGACTGTCGGATCGGACAGCCGCAAGAAATACGCAATCGAGCTGCCGATCACCCCACCGCCGACGATCACGACTTTGGAACTCACGTCTTACTCCACGAGTAGCGTGGCCGCTCGCAAACGCCGGCGGCGCAAACGGATTGCTGAAGAGGTTGTGTCAGGCAGCAACGGCGCAGGAATGCGCCGCTGCTTTGCACCGGTCAAGCGGACGGTATCAGCCGATATTGAAGTCGATACCCTGCGCGAGCGGCAACGCCGACGAGTAGTTGACCGTGTTGGTGGCGCGGCGCATATAGGCCTTCCACGCATCCGAACCCGACTCGCGGCCGCCGCCGGTTTCCTTCTCGCCGCCGAACGCGCCGCCGATTTCCGCGCCGCTCGGTCCAATGTTGACGTTCGCAATGCCGCAGTCGCTGCCCGAGTCGGACAGGAAACGCTCCGCTTCGCGCAGATCGGTCGTGAACACGCACGACGACAGACCGTGCACCGCCGCGTTGTTCGCCTCGACTGCGTCGGCGAAATCGGTGTAGCGCAACACGTAGAGAATCGGCGCGAAGGTTTCCTTCAGCACCACCGACGTTTGCGAAGGCATTTCGACGATCGCCGGACGCACGTAGTAGCCGTTTTCATAGCCCTTCACGTCGACGCGTTCGCCGCCGAACACCTTGCCGCCTTCGGCCGTGGCCTGTTGCAGCGCTTCCTGCATGCGGCCATACGATTGCTTGTCGATCAGCGGGCCCATCAACGTGCCCTTTTCGAGCGGGTTGCCGATCGGCACCTTGCTGTACAACTGCGTCAGACGCTCGATGGTTTTGTCGTACACGCTCTCGTGCACGAACAACCGGCGCAGCGACGTGCAACGCTGACCCGCCGTGCCCACCGCCGAAAACAGAATGCCGCGCATGGCGAGTTCGTGATCCGCCGTTTGCGTGACGATGCCCGCGTTGTTGCCGCCGAGTTCGAGCAACGAGCGGCCGAAGCGCTTCGCCACTTCCACGCCGACCGTGCGGCCCATTTCCGTGCTGCCCGTCGCGCTGACGATCGACGCGCGCGGATCGGCTACAAGCTTCGCGCCCACGTCGCGGCCGCCGTTGATCAAGGCGGTGAGGCCGGCCGGCGCGTCGCCGAATTCCTGCAATGCCTCGGTGAGAATCTGATTGACGGCGAGCGCGGTGAGCGGCGTCTTTTCCGACGGCTTCCAGATCACCGCATTGCCGCAGACCAGCGCGAGCGCCGCATTCCACGACCACACCGCGGCCGGAAAATTGAACGCCGAGATCACGACGCACGTGCCCATGGGATGCCACGTCTCCGCCATGCGATGCCCCGGACGCTCCGAGGCGATCGTCAGGCCGTACAGCTGACGCGACAGACCGACCGCGAAATCGCAGATGTCGATCATTTCCTGCACTTCGCCCATGCCTTCCTGAAGAATCTTGCCGGTCTCGAGCGTGATGATGCTGCCCAGCGCCTGCTTCTTCTCGCGCAGACGGTTGCCCAGCAGACGCACCAGTTCGCCGCGCCGCGGCGCCGGCACGTTGCGCCAGGCGGTGTACGCCTCTTTCGCCTGGGCAAGGGCCGTGTCGACTTCCGCCACCGTGTTGCTGGCCACGCGGCCGATGAGGTCGCCGGTGATGGGCGAATGAACCGCGATGTCGCCGGCTTGCGCCGCGTGGGCGATGCCGAGGTCAGCGAGGATGGTGGAAGCGTCCATGAGGATCCCTTTAATTTCCGATGCGAAACAAGAGTAAGTTCGGAAACTATACACGCGGGCTTTTGTGGCGGCAAGGGTATTTGCCCGGAGCCGGCTAGGCGAAAGCTCGGAAAGGCTTGCTGAGCCTATACGGGTCGGTCTGCCGAATCGACTGTGTGGAGTCTTCGCCGGCGCCGGCATCAACCCGCGCCCGCACGCCGACTCTGTCTCACTAGTTTCTTATTGGAAATAAGTAGCGCCTCTAAGAAAGGGCATCCGGAACAGCATCTGCGCCGGCCGCATGAGCGTTACGGAACCGATGGCGCGCGACTCAACGCCGGCGAATATTGACCTTAAACGCCCGCCATCAGCCGGTCGACCAGCACACGCGCGAACGGCGGCAGGTCCTTGAGGCTGCGCACGCAGATCTTGAGCTTGCGTTCAGCCCAAGGGTCGTTCAGTCCGACCGTGGCGATCTGCATCGTCTTCTCGTGCCGCAGCGCGACCGATTCCGGCACGATGCCGATGCCCACGCCCGCTTCGATCATCCGGCAAGCGGCTTCGAAGTTGCCGACCTGGATGCGCAGTTTCAGCCGCGCGCCGAGCGCATCGGCGGCACTGGTGATGAACGCGTGGATCGCGCTCGACGTCGGCAAGCTCACGAAATTGGCCGTGAGCACTTGCGCAAAGTCCACCGACGACAGACGAGCCATCGGATGATCGCGCGACGTGACCAGCACGAGCCGGTCGTCGCGATACGGCAGCATTTCCAGATGCTCCGCATGCACATTGCCCGCGACGATGCCGATATCCGTCGCGCTATCCGCCACGCCTTTGACGATTTCGCCGCTCAGCACTTCGCGCAGATCGATGTTGACGTCCGGATGATCGCGCAAAAAATGGCTCAGCACGGCCGGCATGAACTCGCTGATCGCGGTGGTGTTGGCCCAGATGCGCACGTGTCCCTTGATGCCTTCGCCGTACTCCTGCATGTCGCCGGCCAGATGCTCGACCCGTTCGAGCACGAGCCGCGCGTGATGCACGAAGGCTTCGCCCGCGGGCGTCAGCGTCACGCCCTGGCTGGTGCGATAAAGCAGCTTGAAACCCAGTTGTTCCTCGAGATTCTTGACCCGGTTGCTTGCCGCCGGCGCCGACAGATGCGAGCGCTCCGCGGCGCGCGCCAGATTTTGCGTGTCGGCGATATTGAGGAGCAGACGCAAGTCCACGAAATCGAAATGCATGATGAAGGCCTGGGTTGAAGCGCCGCTGGGCGCTCGCAAGACAAAGGCCAATCTTAACCGGGCGTGAAGGAAGTGCCAGACGGTTTCGGCAGAACCGCCGGTCTCGTCGGCAACCACATGCATTGGACGCAGCGATGCAGATAAGCGTTGAATCGCTTATC belongs to Paraburkholderia aromaticivorans and includes:
- a CDS encoding DUF1175 domain-containing protein, with translation MQATLATQCAHAQLPESHAFAKSRRTWLARTASLLALASLAPYAHALTSAAASPDPDALSPQQSAAFRAWFARIVDQQMRRGPTPRWTQRDCAGLVRFAVGETLRPHDTRWLRANGMTSLADTSSMPPELQLSASQRTIANRWTQLDGSTGAYASAIALIQRNSRFVSKDVNQALPGDLLFFDQGDDQHLMIWLDRYIAYHTGTVTPTDTGLRAVAVSDLMQWKDSRWQPLDGNPNFVGVFRLDFLTP
- a CDS encoding DUF2138 domain-containing protein, whose amino-acid sequence is MKMSRKKIAILVVGLLVVAGVVIQAVWRPFGHRQIAENSEVVLDIRHPDAVIDSEALSRLPRDILRVPLLHDVLTQDFVDYYESSNTRLSAEGALRRLAFEHQLDWRDELIRRVFDEPAHVLLWRSPDGRLGYWVMSMHRNGLAKLLQGVGNVATSDAQLSQVAKLSGDVPVYALKLAVGRTLLFATKDDRLVVLSAPGVLLDGKGGLLSERADAVSEMLSSGRDGAAHAYQLDASGDAPKGHRLVVSANYLSFGYQAFFSGIDALRFDFSPNSNAAANWQTSALIEPGKLPQQWNGADLWRALPANAAACTSLPADWKEASGLLGKVAGGGADNAAAIGDQLAGPAAVCWYAKSTLVAPVFVARVKKQDAAGVAALKTALGKTFGDVIGAYEAKAAKADGADSGYRRLPVTTRDQGADVTVWQRPVSARSGTAVSSKAPFASQLSAERYFPVTLALAHGYLIFSPDGRLVDDTLAVLDKRYPALADTLAPQRLPRTILTLTPSSAAALIEREAGAALPADQEAVFRNASRTHLVPKLHALAHYPPVSLTLPQNLPGSTGWVPVEWWFDRAKADAGSNTSAADTPADQPGTEGD
- a CDS encoding PLP-dependent aminotransferase family protein produces the protein MFTFNPAFEAPTGSPIRELFKYLAQPGMISFAGGYPASDLFDREGLDAAASRASQHPTLCLQYGPTDGLPVLKEQLAHLMARRSVSCAPQDLLVTTGSQQGFDLLLRVMVASGDVVLVEQPAYPATLQALKLQEADVVTIPVDQDGLDVDALAALLDSGTLRRAPKLLYTVPTFANPTGATLSLERRTALLKLAARYRFLIVEDDPYGDLRFSGAALPSLLALSEQVPGSRDWVVHFSSLSKIVAPGLRVGWMLAHAEILRRCVVAKQTVDLCSSSWTQAIAAEYLASGALEQHLPRIVDAYAVKCRTLCDALDAQLAEHIAFHRPSGGMFVWARLKAGQNASDYLRACIERNVMFVPGVAFYKDNIDSSALRLSFAAPGVADIEIGVQRMKQALEHF
- a CDS encoding NAD(P)/FAD-dependent oxidoreductase — its product is MSSKVVIVGGGVIGSSIAYFLRLSDPTVGVTVIERDPTYARSSSALSAASIRQQFSTPLSIQMSLFGIEFLRSIGERLEVDGAKPSIDLHEGGYLFLATPAGETTLRENHALQTSLGAHISLLDQHALQARFPWLNTEDLVAGAYGESGEGWFDGYGLVQALRKKAQSLGARYVAADVTAIHRDGKRVTQVQTANGETYACDVVVNAAGAWSRKVAQMVGIDIPVYARRRSIFNVTSPGQLERCPLLIDPSGVYFRPEGKSFICGTSPSADNDPDDLPLDEVDHALFDDVIWPTLAHRVPQFEALRVQNCWSGYYEYNVLDQNAIIGYHPDVDNCIFANGFSGHGLQQGPATGRGISELILHGRYTTLDLGSLSFTRVLENRPIVEKNVV
- the amaB gene encoding L-piperidine-6-carboxylate dehydrogenase, whose amino-acid sequence is MDASTILADLGIAHAAQAGDIAVHSPITGDLIGRVASNTVAEVDTALAQAKEAYTAWRNVPAPRRGELVRLLGNRLREKKQALGSIITLETGKILQEGMGEVQEMIDICDFAVGLSRQLYGLTIASERPGHRMAETWHPMGTCVVISAFNFPAAVWSWNAALALVCGNAVIWKPSEKTPLTALAVNQILTEALQEFGDAPAGLTALINGGRDVGAKLVADPRASIVSATGSTEMGRTVGVEVAKRFGRSLLELGGNNAGIVTQTADHELAMRGILFSAVGTAGQRCTSLRRLFVHESVYDKTIERLTQLYSKVPIGNPLEKGTLMGPLIDKQSYGRMQEALQQATAEGGKVFGGERVDVKGYENGYYVRPAIVEMPSQTSVVLKETFAPILYVLRYTDFADAVEANNAAVHGLSSCVFTTDLREAERFLSDSGSDCGIANVNIGPSGAEIGGAFGGEKETGGGRESGSDAWKAYMRRATNTVNYSSALPLAQGIDFNIG
- a CDS encoding LysR family transcriptional regulator, whose product is MHFDFVDLRLLLNIADTQNLARAAERSHLSAPAASNRVKNLEEQLGFKLLYRTSQGVTLTPAGEAFVHHARLVLERVEHLAGDMQEYGEGIKGHVRIWANTTAISEFMPAVLSHFLRDHPDVNIDLREVLSGEIVKGVADSATDIGIVAGNVHAEHLEMLPYRDDRLVLVTSRDHPMARLSSVDFAQVLTANFVSLPTSSAIHAFITSAADALGARLKLRIQVGNFEAACRMIEAGVGIGIVPESVALRHEKTMQIATVGLNDPWAERKLKICVRSLKDLPPFARVLVDRLMAGV